From Humisphaera borealis, the proteins below share one genomic window:
- a CDS encoding NIL domain-containing protein has product MSDQSSYSKRCWFTFPSRTQVEKPIIWQMSRKFPEVSFDIRQASVQNEIGIMAILLTGPRDDVFAAIEFCRSHGVQVDPIEKSVIEG; this is encoded by the coding sequence ATGAGCGATCAGAGTTCGTACAGCAAGCGTTGCTGGTTCACCTTCCCCTCCCGCACGCAGGTGGAGAAGCCCATCATCTGGCAGATGAGCCGCAAGTTCCCGGAAGTCAGCTTCGACATCCGCCAGGCAAGCGTGCAAAACGAGATCGGCATCATGGCAATCCTGCTGACCGGCCCGCGCGACGATGTCTTTGCCGCCATCGAGTTTTGCCGTTCACACGGCGTGCAGGTCGATCCGATCGAGAAGAGCGTCATCGAAGGCTGA
- a CDS encoding LutB/LldF family L-lactate oxidation iron-sulfur protein, which yields MAPSLVEPSPPLRQSISLPVLPPEPPFDFAEASVAAAGNTKLKASINNAVLRQHTARQLRILELPDSDKLRDLAGRIKQHTLDHLDYYLEQLVVNVRKNRGHVHFAVDADEARRVILQIAADAECTRVVKSKSMVSEEINLAHIMEAAGLDVVETDLGEFIVQIDHDKPSHLVAPIVHKDKASIAKLFSEYFKTPYNDDPNALCNQAREYLRDKFRKADLGMTGGNFLVAETGLVCSVENEGNQRQSVSTPRVMIALVGIEKIVPRMADLAVMLKLLTRSATGAPITIYNNIYGGPRSAGEKDGPEEFHLVLVDNGRTEILASEEYRETLRCIRCGACLNACPIYRKIGGHAYGSVYPGPIGALITPLFKGLENYKDLPQASSLCGACYEACPVKINIPKHLVNMRRDINRRHLNGFFERAIYKTWAWSLKSPFLYGMSTLMQKWDLRRRAGGTGWIAKLPMFAAGWTQVRDMPAPAKKAFHQMWKKRPAGQ from the coding sequence ATGGCACCCAGCCTCGTCGAACCGTCGCCTCCGTTGAGACAGAGCATCTCTCTCCCGGTACTCCCCCCTGAACCGCCCTTCGATTTCGCTGAAGCCAGCGTTGCCGCCGCCGGGAACACCAAGCTCAAGGCGTCGATCAACAATGCGGTGCTGCGGCAGCACACGGCGAGGCAACTTCGGATTCTTGAGCTGCCGGATTCCGACAAGCTGCGCGACCTGGCCGGGCGGATCAAGCAGCACACGCTCGATCACCTCGACTACTACCTCGAGCAGCTCGTGGTGAACGTCCGCAAGAATCGCGGACACGTCCATTTCGCCGTCGACGCCGACGAAGCCCGCCGAGTCATCCTGCAGATCGCCGCAGATGCCGAGTGCACGCGGGTCGTCAAAAGCAAGTCGATGGTCAGCGAGGAGATCAACCTTGCTCACATCATGGAGGCGGCGGGGCTGGACGTGGTCGAAACCGATCTGGGCGAGTTCATCGTGCAGATCGACCACGACAAACCGAGCCATCTCGTCGCGCCGATCGTTCACAAGGACAAGGCGAGCATCGCCAAGCTATTCAGCGAGTATTTCAAGACACCCTACAACGACGACCCCAACGCCCTTTGCAACCAGGCCCGAGAGTACCTGCGCGACAAGTTCCGCAAGGCCGACCTGGGCATGACCGGCGGTAACTTCCTGGTTGCCGAAACCGGCCTGGTCTGCTCGGTCGAAAATGAAGGCAACCAGCGGCAGTCGGTCAGCACGCCTCGCGTGATGATCGCACTGGTCGGCATTGAGAAGATCGTTCCCCGCATGGCCGACCTGGCGGTGATGCTCAAACTGCTGACCCGCAGCGCCACCGGCGCGCCGATCACCATCTACAACAACATCTACGGCGGCCCCCGGTCTGCCGGCGAGAAGGATGGCCCCGAAGAGTTCCACCTGGTGCTGGTCGACAACGGCAGGACGGAAATCCTGGCCAGCGAAGAGTACCGCGAGACGCTGCGCTGTATCCGCTGCGGGGCCTGTCTGAACGCCTGCCCGATCTACCGAAAGATCGGCGGTCATGCCTATGGCAGTGTTTACCCCGGGCCGATCGGTGCACTGATTACGCCACTCTTCAAGGGCCTGGAGAACTACAAGGATCTGCCGCAGGCCAGTTCCCTCTGCGGCGCGTGCTATGAAGCCTGCCCGGTCAAGATCAACATCCCCAAGCACCTGGTGAACATGCGGCGGGACATCAACCGCCGACACCTCAATGGCTTCTTCGAACGAGCCATCTACAAGACCTGGGCATGGAGCCTTAAGAGCCCGTTCCTTTACGGCATGAGCACGCTGATGCAGAAATGGGACCTCCGCCGTCGCGCCGGCGGCACCGGATGGATCGCCAAGCTGCCGATGTTCGCCGCCGGCTGGACGCAGGTGCGCGACATGCCCGCACCGGCGAAGAAGGCGTTTCACCAGATGTGGAAGAAGAGACCTGCGGGTCAATGA
- a CDS encoding DeoR/GlpR family DNA-binding transcription regulator, which yields MLIVDRQNLLKNLLSKRGTSDLDSLAAELGVSQSTIRRDVESLEEAGIVERTHGGVVWLGEKMPTAVSRPYAFDQRMSFRQEHKLAIAKAAAGLVKPGQTVLIDGGTSTFFLARELAGRSMQLVTNSLPIGNLFLNDESVELLLTGGLVYPRYGVLLGPHVETFLTSIHASTLFLSCAGVHEGSIYNQNLLLVQAERQMMRQVQQVVLLADSSKFGQQALANLCELSGVHVVVTDAGIEPQHADAVRKAGCELIVAA from the coding sequence ATGCTTATCGTCGACCGACAAAACCTCCTCAAAAACCTCCTGAGCAAGCGTGGCACGAGCGACCTGGATTCGCTCGCGGCGGAGCTGGGAGTGTCTCAATCCACCATTCGCCGCGACGTCGAATCCCTTGAAGAAGCCGGCATCGTCGAGCGAACACACGGGGGCGTCGTCTGGCTGGGCGAGAAAATGCCGACCGCGGTCTCGCGGCCGTACGCGTTCGACCAGCGGATGAGCTTCCGGCAGGAACACAAACTGGCGATCGCCAAAGCCGCCGCCGGGCTGGTGAAACCCGGACAGACGGTGCTCATCGACGGTGGGACGAGCACATTCTTCCTGGCCCGCGAACTGGCCGGCCGCTCGATGCAACTGGTCACCAACTCCCTGCCGATCGGCAACCTGTTCCTGAACGATGAAAGCGTCGAGCTGCTCCTGACCGGCGGTCTGGTCTACCCGCGCTACGGCGTACTGCTCGGACCGCACGTCGAGACTTTCCTGACGAGCATCCACGCCTCCACGCTCTTTCTGAGCTGTGCGGGTGTGCATGAAGGCAGCATTTACAACCAGAATCTCCTGCTCGTACAAGCTGAACGGCAGATGATGCGGCAGGTGCAGCAGGTGGTTTTGCTCGCCGACAGCAGCAAGTTCGGCCAGCAGGCGCTGGCGAACCTGTGCGAATTGTCGGGGGTACACGTCGTCGTCACGGATGCCGGCATTGAGCCGCAGCACGCTGATGCGGTTCGCAAGGCGGGGTGTGAGTTGATCGTGGCCGCGTAG
- a CDS encoding (Fe-S)-binding protein, whose product MPHDVALFVTCLTDQFYPHVGVAVTKILEHFGCRVHFPQAQTCCGQPFYNNGFHDQAATLGKRFIEVFEPYKYIVTPSGSCAAMVREQYEQLMKNDPAWSHPMHETVSKTYEFVEFLDKVLKVDFSQFKLPKPESITYHYTCHLRGIGVKDEGVKLLQQIGNVDFRAMEKTDQCCGFGGTFAMKYPAISGAIVEDKVACIAATEAKTLVCNDAGCSMNISGMCHRDGMAVQTRHIAELMAEAMGLETAAW is encoded by the coding sequence ATGCCCCATGATGTCGCGCTCTTCGTCACCTGCCTGACCGACCAGTTCTATCCCCATGTCGGCGTCGCGGTCACCAAGATCCTTGAGCACTTCGGCTGCCGAGTGCACTTTCCCCAGGCACAAACCTGCTGCGGCCAGCCGTTCTACAACAACGGGTTTCACGACCAGGCCGCCACGCTCGGCAAGCGTTTCATCGAGGTCTTTGAGCCGTACAAGTACATCGTGACACCCAGTGGCTCGTGTGCGGCGATGGTCCGCGAGCAGTACGAACAGCTCATGAAGAACGACCCCGCCTGGTCGCACCCCATGCACGAGACCGTGTCCAAGACGTACGAGTTCGTCGAGTTCCTGGACAAAGTGCTCAAGGTCGACTTCAGCCAGTTCAAACTCCCGAAGCCAGAGTCGATCACCTACCATTACACCTGCCACCTGCGCGGCATTGGCGTGAAAGATGAGGGCGTAAAGCTGCTTCAGCAGATCGGCAATGTCGATTTCCGCGCGATGGAGAAGACCGACCAGTGTTGCGGCTTCGGCGGAACCTTCGCAATGAAGTATCCCGCCATCAGCGGGGCGATCGTGGAGGACAAGGTCGCCTGTATCGCTGCGACCGAAGCGAAAACCCTGGTCTGCAATGACGCCGGCTGTTCAATGAACATCAGTGGAATGTGCCACCGGGATGGCATGGCCGTCCAGACACGACATATCGCCGAACTGATGGCCGAGGCGATGGGCTTGGAAACCGCGGCGTGGTGA
- a CDS encoding response regulator: MTDRSEYPSPAILLCDDSRQERLALARWLDSRAYQVHQADDGRSALQILRERRVDLVLLDLNMPRVDGFGVLEYLQEHRKALPVILLSGMPPERIQTGISRLTSHALPPLLFKPIDPDQLLSVVELALAGGLNVESTATDAPETHTSDHASDRAPR, from the coding sequence ATGACAGATCGTTCCGAATACCCATCACCGGCCATTCTGCTGTGCGACGATTCGCGACAGGAGCGACTGGCACTGGCACGGTGGCTTGATTCCAGAGCCTACCAAGTCCACCAGGCGGATGACGGTCGCTCGGCACTCCAGATTCTGCGAGAGCGACGCGTGGACCTGGTCCTGCTGGACCTGAACATGCCAAGAGTCGACGGCTTTGGCGTCCTGGAGTATTTGCAGGAGCATCGAAAAGCGTTGCCCGTCATTCTGCTTTCCGGCATGCCTCCCGAACGCATTCAAACGGGCATCTCCCGACTAACCTCCCATGCTTTGCCGCCGCTTCTGTTCAAGCCGATTGATCCCGACCAGCTGCTTTCGGTGGTCGAGCTGGCTCTGGCAGGCGGTCTGAATGTGGAGAGTACAGCCACCGACGCCCCTGAAACCCACACTTCCGATCACGCTTCCGATCGCGCCCCACGCTAA
- a CDS encoding ABC transporter permease subunit — MAQGNDTLKGGTAAGPAATFTGVARRKTRRSVKVVDAVAKYVISVGGVSVVFAFAAIVFALAAVVVPLFDSPKINPILSVQLARPTAGSGAAISGMALDEYLTYVWTVDAGGHLNVYRTAGGELVKSDTLSDTPTTVVAVDRRNVAVGCADGTVRAGRIETDLQFVPERPEPLKGLQAGQTIAYDGGVASLTPEGLARVFRVRADLSPPLKIGDTPSPIRLLDYSFSDRLEVVVALREDGKLFYSSVVKKGLVKKVKTAESYELPIPPPYQAKKPQTLLVGLNGRMVYLIYADGATLRFNTDVPEKAYVAEELDLLPSSGRSLATASMLLGNTTLIVTDDRGDVTGWFPAPFPKGQQPTTRDEVHMVLAHDLAEQGQPVTAVATSSRDRQFLTADKSGQVVLRHMTSNTTQGSFTTQGARRIQALAFSPNNQAIAAIDDDYRLTLVNLDNPHADASMSALFSPIHYEGYAKPGFVYQSSAGTDDAELKFSLWPLIFGTIKATFYAMLIAVPIAIMAAIYTSEFMQPRVRAVVKPTIELMASLPSVVLGFIGALVFAPLVESWITALLAMLVAIPVGLALFGLIWQTLPPAFAIRVPAIVRFSLMLVATIAIGVVTYLLGPQLERLMFYGDIRGWLASRVGDATPGWVILLSPMIGMALVFIYNTNIRRMVVASVAHRSRSVQGATDVLRFLAIAVVAILIAWALGRLLSSAGFDLRKEFGGVGSVVGTYVQRNSLLVGLFMGFAIIPLIYTVSEDALTSVPGSLRSASLGAGATPWQTAIRVVLPVATSGIFSACMIGFGRAAGETMVMLMMSGRVSLIDLNMFNGFSALAANVATELPEAARDTSHYRILFLSALVLFVITFAVNTTAEIVRMRFRKRAYQL, encoded by the coding sequence TTGGCTCAAGGCAACGACACTCTCAAGGGCGGCACGGCCGCCGGACCGGCCGCGACCTTCACCGGCGTTGCCCGCAGAAAGACCCGCCGGTCCGTCAAGGTCGTCGACGCCGTCGCGAAGTATGTCATTTCGGTCGGCGGCGTGAGTGTCGTGTTCGCTTTCGCGGCGATCGTCTTTGCGCTAGCGGCGGTCGTCGTTCCACTGTTCGACTCCCCGAAGATCAACCCCATTCTGTCCGTTCAGCTGGCCCGGCCAACGGCGGGCAGCGGCGCCGCCATCAGCGGGATGGCGTTGGACGAATATCTGACCTATGTCTGGACGGTCGACGCCGGCGGACACCTCAACGTTTACCGCACCGCCGGCGGGGAGCTCGTCAAGAGCGACACCCTGTCAGATACGCCGACCACCGTCGTCGCCGTCGACCGCCGAAACGTGGCGGTCGGGTGCGCCGACGGCACCGTTCGTGCCGGCCGCATTGAGACCGATCTGCAGTTTGTGCCCGAGCGCCCCGAACCCCTGAAGGGACTGCAGGCGGGTCAGACGATCGCTTACGACGGCGGTGTCGCGAGCCTGACGCCGGAGGGGCTGGCGCGCGTTTTCCGCGTCCGGGCCGATCTCAGTCCCCCGCTCAAAATCGGCGACACGCCATCTCCGATCCGCTTGCTGGACTACTCTTTCAGCGACCGGCTTGAAGTCGTTGTTGCGCTGCGGGAGGACGGAAAACTGTTCTATTCGTCGGTGGTGAAGAAGGGCCTGGTCAAGAAAGTGAAGACGGCAGAGAGCTACGAGCTGCCGATCCCCCCGCCCTACCAGGCGAAGAAGCCGCAAACGCTGCTGGTCGGCTTGAACGGCCGCATGGTGTATCTCATTTACGCCGACGGCGCAACCCTGCGTTTCAACACTGACGTGCCTGAAAAGGCGTACGTCGCCGAGGAACTTGACCTGCTGCCCAGCTCGGGGCGGAGCCTGGCGACAGCGAGCATGCTGCTGGGGAACACCACCCTGATTGTCACCGACGACCGCGGCGACGTCACCGGATGGTTCCCGGCCCCCTTCCCCAAGGGACAGCAGCCCACCACCAGGGACGAAGTGCACATGGTGCTCGCCCACGATTTGGCCGAACAGGGTCAGCCCGTCACCGCCGTCGCCACCAGCAGCCGGGACCGGCAGTTTCTTACCGCCGACAAGAGCGGCCAGGTCGTCCTCCGGCATATGACGAGCAACACCACCCAGGGCTCGTTCACCACGCAGGGGGCCAGACGTATTCAGGCACTGGCCTTCAGCCCCAACAATCAGGCGATCGCGGCGATCGACGACGACTACCGGCTCACGCTCGTGAACCTGGACAATCCCCATGCGGACGCGTCGATGTCGGCTTTGTTTTCGCCGATCCATTACGAGGGCTACGCCAAACCGGGGTTCGTCTACCAGAGTTCCGCCGGCACCGACGACGCCGAACTGAAGTTCAGCCTCTGGCCGCTGATCTTCGGCACGATCAAGGCGACCTTCTACGCCATGCTCATCGCCGTGCCCATCGCCATCATGGCGGCGATTTACACCAGCGAGTTCATGCAGCCCAGGGTGCGTGCGGTCGTCAAACCGACCATCGAACTGATGGCGTCGCTGCCATCGGTGGTGCTCGGATTCATCGGTGCGCTCGTGTTTGCTCCCCTGGTCGAGAGCTGGATCACCGCCCTGCTGGCCATGCTCGTCGCGATTCCCGTCGGTCTGGCGCTGTTCGGCCTGATCTGGCAGACGCTACCGCCGGCGTTCGCGATCCGGGTGCCAGCGATCGTGCGTTTCTCCCTGATGCTCGTCGCGACCATCGCAATTGGTGTCGTCACCTATCTGCTCGGGCCGCAACTCGAGCGGCTGATGTTCTACGGCGACATCCGCGGGTGGCTTGCGAGCCGCGTCGGCGACGCGACCCCGGGCTGGGTCATTCTGCTGTCTCCCATGATCGGAATGGCACTGGTCTTCATCTACAACACGAACATTCGGCGAATGGTGGTCGCGAGCGTCGCCCATCGTTCCCGCAGCGTGCAAGGGGCGACTGACGTCCTTCGATTCCTTGCCATCGCTGTGGTCGCGATCCTGATCGCCTGGGCTCTTGGAAGACTGCTCTCCTCGGCGGGATTCGATCTCCGTAAGGAGTTCGGCGGCGTCGGCAGCGTCGTCGGAACGTACGTCCAACGGAACAGCCTGCTGGTCGGGCTGTTCATGGGATTCGCAATCATTCCCCTGATTTACACCGTGTCCGAAGACGCATTGACGAGTGTGCCGGGATCGCTCCGCAGTGCCTCGCTGGGTGCCGGCGCGACCCCTTGGCAGACCGCGATCCGGGTGGTCCTCCCCGTCGCGACGAGCGGCATTTTCTCGGCCTGCATGATCGGTTTCGGGCGTGCCGCCGGCGAGACCATGGTGATGCTGATGATGTCGGGTCGCGTGTCGCTGATCGACCTGAACATGTTTAACGGTTTCAGCGCGCTGGCGGCGAACGTCGCGACCGAGCTACCCGAGGCCGCGCGGGATACGTCCCACTACCGAATCCTGTTCCTGTCGGCGCTGGTGTTGTTTGTGATTACGTTTGCCGTCAACACGACCGCAGAAATCGTTCGAATGCGCTTCCGCAAGCGGGCCTACCAGCTTTAA
- the thrC gene encoding threonine synthase yields MSYVKGLKCKECGHRTAISPVHVCEACFGPYEVEYDYAAMAGKVTRESIARGPKSLWRYKDLLPVDKPVTGFHSGFTPLKKADRLATELGVKQLYIKDDSCNYPTYSYKERVVAVAISKAVEFGFKTVGCASTGNLANSTAAHAAQAGLKCYVMIPHDLEQGKVLGSLIFGPQMVRIRGNYDDVNRLCTEIADKYGWAIVNVNLRPYYTEGAKTYGFEIAEQYGWQLPQHTVVPTAGGTILPKIYKAYQELITLGLVEDNKPKVYSAQAAGCNPVVKAIQKGVDIIEPQKPNTIAKSIAIGNPADGYYAYQCVTKSGGYGESATDREIIDAIKLLAKTEGIWTEPAGGTTLAATIKLLQSGRIPKDESVVISITGNGLKTQEVVADELPYPRVIDAKMTEFDELLEETRRAQSEPEPALVGA; encoded by the coding sequence ATGAGCTACGTTAAAGGTCTGAAGTGCAAGGAATGCGGGCATCGGACGGCGATTTCGCCAGTTCACGTCTGTGAAGCATGCTTCGGCCCGTACGAGGTTGAATACGACTACGCCGCGATGGCCGGCAAGGTGACTCGAGAATCCATCGCCCGTGGCCCCAAGAGCCTTTGGCGGTACAAGGATCTGCTCCCTGTGGACAAGCCGGTCACCGGCTTCCACTCCGGCTTCACCCCCTTGAAAAAGGCGGATCGCCTTGCGACGGAGCTCGGCGTCAAGCAGCTTTACATCAAGGACGACTCGTGCAACTACCCGACGTATTCCTATAAGGAACGGGTCGTCGCCGTCGCGATCAGCAAGGCGGTCGAGTTCGGGTTCAAAACCGTCGGCTGCGCCAGCACCGGCAACCTCGCCAACAGCACCGCCGCCCATGCCGCCCAGGCGGGGCTCAAGTGCTACGTGATGATTCCGCACGATCTGGAGCAGGGCAAAGTGCTCGGCTCGCTGATCTTCGGCCCGCAGATGGTCCGCATCCGCGGCAACTACGACGACGTCAACCGCCTGTGCACGGAGATCGCCGATAAGTACGGCTGGGCGATTGTGAACGTCAACCTGCGTCCGTACTACACGGAAGGCGCCAAGACCTACGGCTTCGAGATCGCCGAGCAGTACGGCTGGCAACTGCCGCAGCACACCGTCGTCCCCACGGCCGGTGGCACTATCCTGCCCAAGATCTACAAGGCGTATCAGGAACTGATCACCCTTGGCCTTGTCGAAGACAACAAGCCAAAGGTGTATTCGGCCCAGGCCGCCGGCTGCAATCCGGTGGTCAAGGCGATCCAGAAGGGCGTCGACATCATCGAGCCGCAGAAGCCGAACACGATCGCCAAGAGCATCGCGATCGGCAATCCGGCCGACGGCTACTACGCCTACCAGTGTGTCACCAAGTCCGGCGGCTACGGCGAGAGCGCGACCGATCGCGAGATCATCGACGCCATCAAACTGCTGGCCAAGACTGAAGGCATCTGGACCGAACCGGCCGGCGGAACAACGCTCGCGGCGACCATCAAGCTGTTGCAGAGCGGGCGAATTCCGAAGGACGAATCGGTGGTCATTAGTATCACCGGCAACGGGCTTAAGACGCAGGAAGTCGTCGCCGATGAGCTGCCGTACCCGCGCGTGATCGACGCGAAGATGACAGAGTTCGACGAGTTGCTCGAGGAAACCAGGCGTGCCCAGTCCGAGCCCGAACCGGCGCTCGTGGGAGCCTGA
- a CDS encoding LutC/YkgG family protein, with protein MTPDPLTHPVMDRVRQSLGRTAPRVNPPIPPEIEEHVVRLVHSDIGLSELFIKRASEMKMLVEAVGVEQLLTRLTDFLKEHGIKRIMLSDTPIILKLNIVEHLRQAGLDAKQWADMTADETYDFDCGVTEVDYAVAETGTVAIRHGPHHGRLLSLVPFVHVAIVEPRLMVADLIDLFAALKRDGTGSGTTLISGPSKTADIEMNTVTGVHGPNIVKAFVLS; from the coding sequence ATGACTCCAGACCCGCTCACCCATCCCGTCATGGACCGCGTCCGCCAGTCGCTCGGCCGGACTGCACCGCGCGTCAATCCGCCGATTCCCCCGGAGATTGAAGAGCACGTTGTACGCCTGGTTCACAGCGATATCGGCTTGTCGGAGCTTTTCATCAAGCGGGCAAGCGAGATGAAGATGCTCGTCGAGGCGGTTGGCGTCGAGCAGCTTCTGACCCGCCTGACGGACTTCCTGAAGGAGCACGGGATCAAGCGGATCATGCTGTCGGACACGCCGATCATCCTGAAGCTCAATATCGTCGAGCACCTGCGACAGGCCGGCCTCGACGCCAAGCAGTGGGCCGACATGACCGCCGACGAGACCTACGACTTCGACTGCGGCGTGACGGAGGTCGACTACGCCGTCGCTGAGACCGGCACCGTCGCGATCCGCCACGGCCCGCACCACGGCCGGCTGTTGTCACTCGTCCCGTTCGTTCACGTAGCGATTGTGGAACCCCGGCTGATGGTGGCCGACCTGATCGACCTCTTCGCCGCCCTGAAGCGCGACGGCACCGGCAGTGGCACAACGCTCATCAGCGGCCCGAGCAAGACAGCGGACATTGAGATGAACACCGTCACCGGCGTTCATGGACCGAATATTGTGAAGGCTTTTGTACTGTCTTAG
- a CDS encoding DUF1963 domain-containing protein, whose translation MSIELPDGMEPLRAFIESHRRDCWVPVVQSGDGPLDASKFSGTPWLQEGESWPRCMCCGKPMQLFAQVNFGTTPKATQKQFGSRLFQVFLCIEGECLYVETTTPCWLVRFTDGTNQADRIVTPKFRNPLPPKQIIQWAHKDDYPDHPDLEDAGLAFPDSGDVIRCPSINFEAEAPFDDYLALSHVVSGEKIGGWPKWSNISTVYPSCPKCSNPMNEMVFQIGCEDNIPYMLGDGGTAQVVRCQDHPDTLEFTWSCG comes from the coding sequence ATGTCAATTGAGCTGCCAGATGGGATGGAACCACTCCGGGCATTCATCGAATCTCACCGTCGCGATTGCTGGGTACCTGTTGTCCAGTCAGGCGATGGCCCGCTCGACGCGTCGAAGTTCTCCGGCACTCCTTGGCTACAGGAAGGAGAATCTTGGCCCAGATGCATGTGCTGTGGCAAGCCGATGCAGCTCTTCGCACAGGTGAATTTCGGTACCACACCCAAGGCGACCCAGAAACAATTCGGCTCACGGTTGTTTCAGGTGTTTCTATGCATCGAAGGGGAATGCCTCTACGTTGAGACGACGACACCGTGCTGGCTGGTTCGGTTCACCGACGGCACCAACCAAGCCGACAGAATTGTCACGCCTAAGTTCAGAAACCCATTGCCGCCGAAGCAGATCATTCAGTGGGCACATAAGGATGATTACCCAGATCACCCTGATCTGGAGGACGCCGGGCTTGCTTTTCCAGACTCCGGTGATGTGATTCGGTGCCCCTCGATCAACTTCGAGGCCGAAGCGCCGTTTGACGACTATTTGGCCCTCAGCCACGTGGTTTCGGGAGAGAAGATCGGCGGGTGGCCCAAGTGGAGCAACATTTCAACGGTGTACCCCTCCTGCCCAAAGTGCAGCAATCCTATGAACGAAATGGTCTTCCAGATCGGCTGTGAGGACAACATCCCTTACATGCTCGGCGACGGCGGTACGGCCCAGGTTGTAAGATGCCAAGATCATCCGGACACGTTAGAGTTTACGTGGAGTTGCGGGTGA
- a CDS encoding MoaD/ThiS family protein, giving the protein MSVKVRIPSPLRNYTNGADVVEAAGVNVGEVLGSLKSKAAGIETRLFKSEGQLNRFVNIYVNDEDIRFLKNLETPVKEGDEISIVPAIAGGV; this is encoded by the coding sequence ATGAGCGTGAAGGTTCGCATCCCGTCCCCGCTTCGCAACTACACCAATGGCGCCGATGTTGTCGAAGCTGCCGGCGTTAACGTCGGCGAAGTCCTCGGCAGCCTCAAGAGCAAGGCCGCCGGCATCGAGACCCGGCTTTTCAAGTCCGAAGGACAGCTCAACCGGTTCGTCAACATCTACGTCAACGACGAAGACATCCGCTTTCTGAAGAACCTGGAAACGCCGGTCAAGGAAGGCGATGAGATCAGCATCGTTCCGGCGATTGCGGGCGGAGTTTGA
- a CDS encoding PstS family phosphate ABC transporter substrate-binding protein, translating to MIAKMIRGLVAMAVVSTGSLALAQVKVDPSIPDYKPASGVSGNIKSVGSDTLNNLMTLWAEGFKKAYPSVGIEIEGKGSSTAPPALIEGTAQLGPMSREMKSSEVDQFKAKYGYAPTPVRTAVDSLAVFVHKDNPIKELSLDQVRKIFSVEGKDMKWGDVGLAGEWADKPISLYGRNSASGTYGFFKEVAMGKKDYKPSVKEQAGSSSVVQGIASDKFAMGYSGIGYATADVRAVPLSAKDGAKAFDANAANAYSGDYPLARFLYVYVNAKPGEGPSPIVKEFAKMIFSQQGQQIVVKDGFFPITPEILKEDMAALHIK from the coding sequence ATGATCGCGAAAATGATTCGTGGTTTGGTGGCGATGGCGGTCGTTTCGACCGGTTCCCTCGCCTTGGCACAAGTGAAAGTCGACCCCTCGATCCCCGACTACAAGCCGGCCAGCGGCGTATCGGGCAACATCAAAAGCGTCGGCTCCGACACCCTCAACAACCTGATGACCCTCTGGGCCGAAGGCTTCAAGAAGGCCTATCCCAGCGTCGGCATCGAGATCGAAGGCAAAGGCTCCAGCACCGCCCCGCCGGCGCTGATCGAAGGCACCGCCCAGCTCGGGCCGATGAGCCGCGAGATGAAGTCGTCGGAAGTTGACCAGTTCAAGGCCAAGTACGGCTACGCCCCGACCCCGGTCCGCACCGCCGTCGACTCGCTCGCCGTCTTCGTCCACAAGGACAACCCGATCAAGGAACTGTCGCTCGACCAGGTCCGCAAGATCTTCTCGGTAGAAGGCAAGGACATGAAGTGGGGCGACGTCGGCCTGGCCGGCGAATGGGCCGACAAGCCCATCAGCCTTTACGGCCGTAACTCCGCTTCGGGCACCTACGGCTTCTTCAAGGAAGTCGCGATGGGCAAGAAGGACTACAAGCCGTCGGTCAAGGAACAGGCCGGCTCGTCTTCGGTGGTGCAGGGCATCGCCAGCGACAAGTTCGCCATGGGCTACTCGGGTATCGGCTACGCGACGGCTGACGTCCGGGCCGTTCCGCTCTCGGCCAAGGATGGCGCCAAGGCGTTCGACGCCAACGCCGCCAACGCCTACAGCGGCGACTATCCGCTGGCCCGCTTCCTCTACGTTTACGTCAACGCCAAGCCCGGCGAAGGCCCGAGCCCGATCGTCAAGGAATTCGCCAAGATGATCTTCAGCCAGCAGGGCCAGCAGATCGTCGTCAAGGACGGATTCTTCCCGATCACCCCGGAAATCCTGAAGGAAGACATGGCGGCATTGCACATCAAGTAA